The Pogona vitticeps strain Pit_001003342236 chromosome 10, PviZW2.1, whole genome shotgun sequence nucleotide sequence gaaatGTTGGTTTAGAAAAGTAGGGTTgtctcatacatggaaaaatatggtgttttcctctcactctctaattccctTGTGCGTGTTTGTGCgtgcagagacacacacacgATGAGCAGGAGGTCTGCATAGGTCCTGTTAGGAAGGATAATTTGTAAGGAGGATGATTTTTCTGGTATCAACATAAAAAGCTGCTCAAACAGGATGCTGCTTGGCTTCTCACAAGGTGGCCCTCTTGATTTGCAGGAAGAGCGCTGCCGGCTACAACCTAACCGGGCTGTTCATAGGCTCAGAGGGGACGTTAGGCTTCATCACCCAGGCCACCGTGCGTCTCCACGGCATCCCAGAGGCCACCGTGGCCGCTGTCTGTGGCTTCCCTAGCGTGCAGGCAGCCGTGGACAGCACTGTTCAGATCCTTCAGGCGTCCATCCCCATTGCTCGGATTGGTAAGTGGGGATCGGATCTTTCCAGGGTTCAGGGGTAGGAAAAATTGCACGGCTAgtaaagttttgttttgcttttgaatggGATGTTTCTTCCCCCTTGGCTTCTGCCTCAAGCGCCCGGTTAAGTGAGACAGTGTGGAGCCTTGATAATTTCAGGCAGTGGCAAACATTTTGAATTCTACAAAGCCTGGGCTTCAGCGTTTCTGCAAAAGCCAGCCAAAATGGTATTTCCTCCAGCTTCAGgtgtatagttttttttttttaatgtagaacattgtgtttttaattctgtttttcttaATACTGAGGGCTGCCTTGAgttcccttatcaggagaaaggcagcctagaaaacagacagacagaccgctCAGAGTGGCCAATTGCTGCGAGTTACCAATTTAATTCCTAGCAGAGTTTCAAGTCGTCCCACCAGCGTGCAGCTAGGGGTTTCCGACGGAGACTCTTTGTGCATTTATCTTTTGCTCTGAGTGGCACCGGTGCCACGTTGAGTTCGGCTCCAGTCACTGTCCTGCGGATTTCCTCTCAAGTGTTCTATAGAATGACACCCCGTGTTGCTGGTACTTGGCTTAGCAGGACTTTGGGCGTGCTCCGTGTTTTCTGTCCTGCCATGTTACCGTGGTGCCctgcccttctctcccccccccccctccagagttCCTGGACGAAGTCATGATGCGGGCCTGTAACCGCTACAGTGGTCTGAGCTACGCCGAACAGCCCACCCTCTTCCTGGAATTCCATGGCAGCCAGCGTGGCGTCGGCGAGCAGGTGGAAGCCACGGGTAGGTGCTCCGGATGAAACGCGCAAAGCCAGCCAGACAAAGTGTGCCCTCTGGCATGGCCCTGTGCTCTTGGGCTGGTTGCAGAAACAGGGGGGGTCTTGACGTGCAACTCCCTCCCCAGGGGAGATTGTGAAGTCCAACGACGGCTCCGAGTTTGCCTGGGCGCAGGAGCAGGAGGATCGCGCTCGGCTCTGGACGGCCCGGCACAACGCCTGGTACGCGGCGCTGGCCCTTCGCCCTGGCAGAAAAGTAAGTCAGAGACCAGGAAGGGCAAACTACAGCGGGTCGTTTTGCCCACTGGAAGCATATATATTTCCTTGGCAGATTGGCTTGCGTGCTTGAGTTACCTAGAATGCCCTCCATTGGGCTTCGCTTCCCCTTCTTTTTACATtaggaaacccacccaccccatatcAGTGGGCAATGGGTTGCAAACCCTCCTgcaaatgctgaaaaatgtggattatggtGAACACTAGCAAAAGCTACACAATAACATATCTTTGGCTCCCTatagtggccacttctggtaacCATATTCAGAATTTCTGTCCTGCTATTGCAGTGTCATGTTACCGTATCACCCTGCccttacttttaattattttttcttttaatatttgcaaatggggggtaagtgaatcagcagacacTGGATACAGAGATCCTACTGTATTGCATTCCCTGTTCTGACCCCAGCTttgattctggttttttttttttttttttttgcactttaggcctcgtagcgcagtggttaaaacgctgtactgcagctaaaactgtgctcacgacctggggttcaaatcccaggtagccggctcaaggctgactcagccttccatccttccgaggtcggtaaaatgagtacccagcttgctgggggggcaatgtgtagcctgtataatttaaaaattgtaaaccgcccggagagtgcttgtagcgctatggggcggtatataagtccaataaataaataaataaataggcacttGTCTGTCTTCTTTATAAAGAATGCTTGGATTATTTGGAGACAGTTAGAGAGGAAAACATGGTACTGAGTTGGCAACTAAAACTAGCAGTGGCACAGTACAGACCATTTTAATTTCCTCCTCTGGCCGCAGTGCGGCCTGCGCAGTGCGGCCTGTATTGTGCAGGGACTGATAAACAGTGCACATTAGACAGAGCGACTCATTTGGAAATTACTCAATTACAGTTGAGAATCTTCTTTGGCTTctttccacttcttcagatttgTTCTCTGCTAGCTGCCACCACCATTCTTGTTACCGCTTCGTTTCCAGGCTGGGAGGAAGATATATGCCAAACCCCCCACCCGCCCGTAGGTTCACAATGCTCTCTTCTACCTCTGATGTCACCCCCACATCCCCTTTTGGTGTGCAGGGCTACTCCACTGACGTCTGCGTCCCGATCTCTCACCTGCCGGAGGTGCTGCTGGAAACGAAGAAGGACTTGCTCGAGTCCCAGCTCACAGGTGGGTGCTCGGATAACATGAGGGTTTGGCTGTTCGATTTGGGCCATGAAGGCTCAGGTTTGAAGCCCCGATCCCTCCGAAGCTGGTTGGAGGGCCTTGGGCCAGTTGCACAGACTTTCTCTCGCCATTAACAACCTCGGTGCTGTGGTGGGTTGTTTGGCCAACCTCTTTGTCAACGGCCCAGCCCTTGACACAAAAAGCAGGCAGGGTGGCCAAATGTGGCTTGGATTTGCTCGTGGCCAACTGGGACCCATTGGCTGTTCCGAATTAGAACGCCTGTCGTCAGCAGATAGCTGGCTgatggattatgggagttgtagttggagGATAATAAGTTGGACAGGAGTCCTGCCTTGCCTTGTATCCCCAGGTCCCATCGTTGGTCACGTTGGAGACGGaaacttccactgcctcttgtTGCATGATCCTGAAGACGTGGACGAGAAAGGGAGGGTGGAGGAGTTTGCCAAGCGGCTGGGCAGGTAGGCCTGTGGTTGCGTCCCACCGGCCAGGGCCGGTGTTCTGCATGTGCCCAGGGCGGCCCCCCAGAGGCCAGAGGTGTCCAAGAAAGGCTGAACCTGGCCTGATCCTTACTTCCCAGTGAAGAGCATCACAAGCGAGGAGATACAAGGAGAGTGAAAGAACTTGTCAGACCAGGAAGGGAGGTAGTGGCTCTTTTCTTTTACAAGATGGTATGCGTGTACGTCACTCATTTTCTGTCCAACAGACAGATCTTGGGACAGTGGCTGGCATCCTGTTGCAGATTTACGCCAGTGGAAGTGCAGAGGTGTAAACTGCAGGGATTaaactgccactaattaatgagttgccgcTAGCATTCCCCGCTGAGCGTGTCACGATTAGTACGACAAGCAACATTCATTCATTAGTGCCCATTTGCTCCCCTGGCGTTCTGCCAAACCGCACCAACATAAATCTGTGACAGGATTCTGGCGATGGGACTCAAAACCTACGATTTGCTGCTTGCTTTTTACTTTCCCATAAGAAAACCATTGTGCATTGCTTGGAAAGTAAGGCACTCGATACACCAACAAGTGTAATTTTCTGTGCTTGTGTGTTCAATTGTGGAGGAGGGGGCTGTGTGTTACTGAAAGGTGAATACTGGGCCATCCAGGCTTCTGGTTGGGGGGGTGGAATTTTGTGGGCAGGAGAATCAGCAGCCCATGGCATCAACCCGAGGGGGTCACAATGGACCCCTCTCAGGCGCTCATCTTTCACAGAGGCCTTTTGGCTGTCCCCCACTAGAAGCTGATTGCTAGGGAAGATGGATGCAGGGTTTTCTTTAGCCCTTGTCTGTTTTTCTCCCCAGGCGTGCCCTGGCGGTGGGTGGCACGTGCACGGGCGAACACGGGATAGGCCTCGGAAAGCGCCAGCTTTTGCGTGAGGAAGTGGGCGAGGTGGCGCTTTCCACGATGCGGCAGATCAAGGCGGCGCTCGACCCGAAGAATCTCATGAACCCGGGAAAGGTGTTGTGAGAGCTTGAGGGGGTCTGGctgtcca carries:
- the LDHD gene encoding putative D-lactate dehydrogenase, mitochondrial — its product is MAFLGRTLGSAVRRYSRGAAKEWLTGDFLDALRAVAGPTNVSTATTVCEQHGHDESMHRCCPPDAVVWPQTVEQVSLLASACYSHGAPMIPFGTGTGLEGGVSAVQGGVCFNLTQMDQILELNTEDFTVIVEPGVTRKALNHFLRGSGLWFPVDPGADASLCGMAATSASGTNAVRYGTMRQNVLNLQVVLPDGKVLHTGGQNRRPRKSAAGYNLTGLFIGSEGTLGFITQATVRLHGIPEATVAAVCGFPSVQAAVDSTVQILQASIPIARIEFLDEVMMRACNRYSGLSYAEQPTLFLEFHGSQRGVGEQVEATGEIVKSNDGSEFAWAQEQEDRARLWTARHNAWYAALALRPGRKGYSTDVCVPISHLPEVLLETKKDLLESQLTGPIVGHVGDGNFHCLLLHDPEDVDEKGRVEEFAKRLGRRALAVGGTCTGEHGIGLGKRQLLREEVGEVALSTMRQIKAALDPKNLMNPGKVL